In Myxococcus virescens, the genomic stretch GCCTTCTTCGAGGAAGAACGCGTCTCCGTGTGGCACTTTGGAATGGGCGATGTCTACCTGAAAGGTAGTCAGAAGCGCACAGGACGTTCGGAGGTCGTCGGGAGCACTTCCTCCACGCGTCGGAAGAAAAATCACCGGGCCCGCGATGGGTTGTCCCGCGTGTTGGCGTCTTCCTCTTCGAGCGCCGCCTTTCATACCCCTGGGGAGGTGTCCACCGCCGTCCCTGGCGTCGCTATGAGGGAGCGTCATGGGAGAGCAGAGCGCGTCTCGCCTGGAGGGCGACCGCTATCAGCATCTGTTGAGCTGGTACGAGCTGCTTCGGCTGCTCGACGCGGGCAGTCCCTTCGCTCATGGCTATGTCGAGCACCCGGAGGCGGGCTCGGCGGACGACGTGACGCTGCACGCCCGGCCGGGCGCGGGCGTGGCCAGTCGCTACATGCAGGTGAAGTGGCACGTCGACCACCGGGATACCTACTCCCTTGCGGGGCTGGTGACGCCGCCTCGCGTGGGCAGCTCCTTGCTGCGGAAGCTGCTGGAGAGCTGGTTGCGCTTGCGGTCCCTGGGGCCCGTCGAAATCTGGCTGTTGAGCAACTGGGCCTCGGCGGCGGACCTGGGCCGCTATCTGCATGGAAGGGACCACTGCTTCACCGACGCGTTCTTCGAGCAGCCGCCGCGAGGCACCCTGAAGAAGCACTGGGCGGAGTGGGAGCAACGGCTCGGAGTATCGGCTGAGACGTTGCGGGCGTTCTGCAAGGACTTGCGCTTGCGGCTCGGCGTGGGCGGCATCGCCGACTTGGAAGAGCAGGTGGATGACCGGATGGGGCGGCTTGGCCTGCGCATGGGACGGCAGCCGCGCGCCATCGCAGTGGACGGGCTCAGGGAGTGGATCGAGCTGGGAGGTGGCAGGAAGCACGTCACCCCCGAGTCGTTGCGGGAGGCCATTCGCGCGTGGGGACTGCTGGCATCGAGGGAGGACACGCCCGCCGTGAGCCTCTGGATTCATGGGTGGGCGCGGCGAGTGTGGGAGCAGCCTCCCACCGAGGAGTTGGACTGGACGCCTCACTTCGACCGCGACACGCGGACGGTGCCGTCGGAGTCGGTGTGGCGGGACGTGTTGCTGCCTTCCCTGCTGGCCGTGCGGAAGCGGCTGTCGAGGCGGCCTGACGGCGCGTTGATTGACCTGCGGGGCAAGCTGCCGCTGAGCACGGTGCTGGCGGTGGGCTTCCACTTCCCGGAGGTGG encodes the following:
- a CDS encoding SAVED domain-containing protein, which translates into the protein MGEQSASRLEGDRYQHLLSWYELLRLLDAGSPFAHGYVEHPEAGSADDVTLHARPGAGVASRYMQVKWHVDHRDTYSLAGLVTPPRVGSSLLRKLLESWLRLRSLGPVEIWLLSNWASAADLGRYLHGRDHCFTDAFFEQPPRGTLKKHWAEWEQRLGVSAETLRAFCKDLRLRLGVGGIADLEEQVDDRMGRLGLRMGRQPRAIAVDGLREWIELGGGRKHVTPESLREAIRAWGLLASREDTPAVSLWIHGWARRVWEQPPTEELDWTPHFDRDTRTVPSESVWRDVLLPSLLAVRKRLSRRPDGALIDLRGKLPLSTVLAVGFHFPEVGGYRFRVEQPTRGETFLWRSDAKPSPRRLRVTGHEGNADATGLLVVFQMTGDARVDVERFMAERPGHFRAVLYLEPEDGPHDGAVGSDADAVAFAVQAREQLRRARNELRTAVTHLILYAPSACCVFLGQRLNAVGPVVAYERTGSGGYAPALTLQTG